The following are from one region of the Marinomonas sp. CT5 genome:
- a CDS encoding LuxR C-terminal-related transcriptional regulator codes for MNILCLNTDDAVWKHWNQVTSEQSSLVRAMAFDEVRKILEDTFLVFSYCFIYLEDSLLSEQVEEVVALSTDFPELKIIVFPNQLNQAASLTLFSAGVSGQCAPYIGKEQLSLVLSVVDSGEIWGGKAFIQQLIMQSVVPTEIQNDELEELSERELSVAQFISKGLSNKQIAKEMDITERTVKAHLTSIFKKTKTKDRLALALLAQSRYGVH; via the coding sequence TTGAATATTTTGTGTTTGAATACGGACGATGCAGTATGGAAACATTGGAATCAGGTTACTTCCGAGCAAAGTTCTTTAGTAAGAGCTATGGCCTTTGATGAAGTACGCAAAATATTAGAAGACACTTTTCTTGTTTTTTCATATTGCTTTATTTATCTCGAAGACTCTTTGCTTTCAGAACAGGTTGAGGAGGTTGTTGCCTTGTCTACTGACTTTCCTGAACTGAAAATTATTGTTTTTCCGAATCAGCTGAATCAAGCGGCTTCTTTGACGCTTTTTTCCGCTGGGGTGAGTGGGCAATGTGCACCTTATATAGGGAAGGAACAGCTTTCTTTAGTCTTGTCAGTTGTGGACTCAGGTGAAATTTGGGGGGGTAAGGCATTCATCCAACAGCTGATTATGCAATCGGTTGTCCCCACTGAGATTCAAAATGATGAATTGGAAGAGTTATCTGAGCGAGAGTTAAGTGTTGCTCAGTTTATTTCAAAAGGTTTATCTAATAAACAAATAGCCAAAGAAATGGATATTACTGAGCGAACAGTGAAAGCTCATTTAACTTCCATTTTCAAAAAAACGAAAACGAAAGATAGATTGGCATTAGCCTTGTTAGCCCAGTCTCGGTATGGTGTGCATTAA
- a CDS encoding HlyD family type I secretion periplasmic adaptor subunit yields MSKKPISQQDLEYLTDRNAALMLKTPRGGRIILWVIFLFISSALVWAYYTSLDEVTVGEGKVIPSSQVQQIQNLEGGILKEINVKVGQVVDTDQVLMTIENTEAVSSLREQQAESINLQVRATRLQAESYGKKPEFDPEIKKEHPSVVSRELDLYNNRLESLRTNQSSFQQQIEQKKQEIVELEAKRDNLKKSYKFSKEELNLTRPAFEQGAVSRVELLQLERDVNQLQGDLEATELAIPRARSALKEAQSNLQQSEAKFRADAQEDLTKVKSKLDQLKESNVSLEDKVSRTQVRSPVKGIVKQIQINTVGGVIRPGMNLLEIVPIEDSLLIEAKVRPENIGFIKPSLSAVVKLSAYDFAIFGGLHGVVENISADTILDEEGNSFYLVRVRTDKNYLGTKESPLPIIPGMQASVDIITGKKTLLDYLLKPILKAKQNALRER; encoded by the coding sequence ATGAGTAAAAAGCCGATATCGCAACAAGATTTAGAATATTTAACAGATCGAAATGCTGCTTTGATGCTAAAAACACCGCGTGGTGGTCGAATTATCCTTTGGGTGATTTTTCTTTTTATCTCATCAGCTTTAGTGTGGGCTTACTATACGTCACTGGATGAGGTAACGGTGGGCGAAGGCAAGGTGATTCCTTCCAGCCAAGTGCAACAAATTCAAAACCTAGAAGGTGGGATTCTTAAAGAAATTAATGTCAAAGTGGGTCAGGTAGTCGATACGGATCAGGTATTAATGACCATTGAAAATACTGAAGCCGTTTCTTCACTGCGTGAACAGCAAGCTGAATCGATCAATTTGCAAGTTCGTGCTACGCGTTTGCAAGCTGAATCGTACGGTAAAAAACCTGAATTTGATCCTGAAATAAAAAAAGAGCATCCCTCTGTTGTGAGTCGCGAATTAGACTTATACAACAATCGATTAGAATCTTTACGAACAAATCAGTCATCATTTCAGCAGCAGATAGAGCAGAAAAAACAGGAAATTGTTGAGTTAGAAGCTAAGCGAGACAATTTGAAGAAGAGTTATAAATTTTCGAAAGAAGAGCTGAATTTAACACGACCAGCGTTTGAACAAGGTGCTGTTTCTAGGGTAGAGCTGCTTCAGCTAGAGAGAGATGTAAATCAATTGCAAGGGGATTTAGAAGCTACAGAACTTGCTATTCCACGTGCCCGTTCCGCTTTAAAAGAAGCACAAAGTAATTTACAGCAGAGTGAAGCGAAATTTCGAGCGGATGCGCAAGAAGATTTGACCAAAGTAAAAAGCAAATTAGACCAGCTAAAAGAATCAAATGTTTCTCTTGAAGATAAGGTATCAAGAACCCAAGTTCGCTCTCCTGTTAAGGGTATCGTTAAGCAAATTCAAATTAATACCGTCGGTGGTGTTATCCGGCCTGGGATGAATTTGCTTGAAATCGTACCAATAGAGGATTCGCTCTTAATAGAAGCCAAAGTACGCCCAGAAAACATTGGTTTTATTAAGCCTAGTTTGAGTGCCGTGGTGAAATTATCAGCCTACGATTTTGCAATTTTTGGTGGTTTGCATGGTGTGGTTGAAAACATCAGTGCCGATACAATTTTAGATGAGGAAGGCAACAGTTTTTATTTAGTCCGTGTAAGAACGGATAAAAACTATCTAGGTACAAAAGAGTCACCTTTACCTATTATTCCTGGTATGCAGGCAAGTGTAGATATTATTACAGGTAAGAAAACCCTGTTGGATTATTTATTAAAACCGATTTTAAAGGCAAAACAGAATGCGTTGCGTGAGAGATAA
- a CDS encoding type I secretion system permease/ATPase, whose amino-acid sequence MSDSDRSEQSSSSPLDNDSYEQNEVVNESDEAVTKNENQEALKATSAQWNTQGTSLEYPDPLLDCLVLLSKYFHNPFTADGISAGLPITDNAMTPALFQRAAKRIGISARFVKRPLAKIPDMVLPAVLLLKDQQACILLEFNKENGTAKILRPESGEGELVLSVDQLAESFTGYCFFVRPLYQFDKRSEKNDEEENKKSHWFWGTVVSSWRIYRDVFIASLLINIFAVASPLFVMNVYDRVVPNNAFDTLWVLAIGAAVVYLFDFLLRTLRAYFIDIAGKKSDILISAAIFSKVNNITMASRPKSVGAFAKNLQEFESIRDFITSASITTLVDIPFMFLIIGVIWLIGGPVGYIPIITIFLIVLYSIIIQIPLRRSIEESQKTASQKNAVLIESLYNAESVKLNNAEGVMQKQWESAVGNIADWGVKTRQLSQSSSSFAMVAQQLTTVIIVIVGVYQISEGNMSMGALVASVMLTGRALGPMAQVASLATRYNQAKSAFTSLNEIMSSPVEKPDNVKFVHRPLFKGDFQFEGVNFSYPEQEQAAVSAININIKAGEKVAIIGRIGSGKSTLGKLMTGLYTPDSGAIRIDGVDLRQVNPTDLRRNVGSVSQDVNLFYGSIKDNIVMGVPYMEDDAIIRAADLSGVSEFANRKPSGLDSIVGERGASLSGGQRQSIAIARALLFDPPILILDEPTASMDNTTESRMKRRLIDGIKDKTLILITHKASMLDMVDRIIVMDNGRLIADGPKAQVHEALRQGKLKVS is encoded by the coding sequence ATGTCTGACTCTGATCGTTCAGAACAGAGCTCTTCGTCACCTTTAGACAATGATTCTTATGAACAGAATGAAGTTGTTAATGAATCAGATGAAGCTGTAACTAAAAATGAAAATCAAGAGGCTTTAAAAGCCACGTCCGCACAATGGAATACGCAGGGCACTTCGTTGGAGTATCCTGATCCTCTATTGGATTGCTTGGTATTATTAAGTAAATATTTTCATAACCCTTTTACTGCAGATGGCATCTCTGCAGGTTTGCCTATTACTGATAATGCAATGACGCCAGCACTTTTCCAACGTGCTGCTAAGCGAATAGGTATTAGTGCTCGCTTTGTTAAACGTCCTTTAGCAAAAATTCCTGACATGGTGCTCCCCGCTGTGCTTTTATTAAAAGACCAGCAGGCTTGTATTTTGCTGGAGTTTAATAAAGAAAACGGAACAGCGAAGATACTCCGCCCTGAATCCGGAGAAGGTGAACTTGTTCTTTCTGTGGATCAACTTGCAGAATCTTTCACGGGATATTGCTTTTTTGTTCGTCCGTTATACCAATTTGATAAGCGCTCAGAAAAAAACGACGAAGAAGAGAATAAAAAAAGCCATTGGTTTTGGGGGACTGTTGTCAGTTCTTGGCGAATTTATCGGGATGTTTTTATTGCCTCTTTACTCATTAACATCTTTGCAGTAGCCAGCCCTTTATTTGTGATGAATGTTTATGATCGAGTGGTGCCAAATAATGCCTTTGATACGCTCTGGGTGTTGGCTATTGGTGCCGCTGTTGTGTATCTGTTTGATTTTTTATTGAGAACGCTACGCGCTTATTTTATTGATATTGCTGGTAAAAAGTCCGACATACTAATTTCAGCGGCCATTTTTTCTAAAGTGAATAACATTACAATGGCGTCAAGGCCTAAGTCTGTTGGTGCCTTTGCTAAAAACCTTCAGGAATTCGAAAGTATTCGAGACTTTATTACTTCAGCATCGATAACCACTCTGGTCGATATCCCGTTTATGTTTTTGATTATTGGTGTGATATGGCTGATTGGTGGTCCGGTTGGTTACATTCCTATTATCACCATTTTCCTGATTGTTCTTTATAGCATTATCATCCAAATTCCGTTGCGAAGGTCGATTGAGGAGAGTCAAAAGACTGCCTCGCAAAAGAATGCAGTATTGATTGAGAGTTTATACAACGCGGAAAGTGTCAAGTTGAATAACGCTGAAGGAGTGATGCAAAAGCAATGGGAAAGTGCGGTTGGTAATATTGCTGATTGGGGAGTGAAAACGCGTCAGTTATCTCAGTCTTCATCCTCTTTTGCCATGGTAGCGCAACAGCTTACAACCGTTATCATTGTGATTGTTGGGGTATATCAAATATCTGAAGGCAATATGAGTATGGGGGCTCTGGTGGCTTCGGTGATGCTAACAGGGAGGGCGCTTGGTCCAATGGCGCAAGTGGCCAGTCTAGCAACACGTTATAACCAAGCAAAATCGGCTTTCACTTCGCTTAACGAAATCATGTCCTCGCCAGTTGAAAAACCTGATAACGTGAAATTTGTTCATCGTCCTTTATTTAAGGGGGATTTTCAGTTTGAAGGAGTAAACTTCTCTTATCCAGAGCAAGAGCAAGCGGCTGTAAGTGCGATTAATATTAACATTAAGGCAGGGGAAAAAGTCGCTATTATTGGTCGGATTGGCTCAGGAAAGTCGACACTTGGCAAGCTCATGACTGGCCTATATACGCCTGACAGTGGAGCGATAAGAATTGATGGTGTGGATTTGCGTCAAGTGAATCCAACCGATTTACGTCGTAATGTTGGCTCTGTGTCGCAAGACGTTAATTTATTCTATGGCTCGATTAAGGATAATATCGTCATGGGTGTGCCTTATATGGAAGATGATGCCATCATTCGAGCAGCGGATTTATCTGGTGTTTCAGAGTTTGCTAATCGTAAACCGAGTGGTTTAGACAGTATTGTTGGTGAGCGTGGCGCTTCACTATCAGGAGGCCAGCGTCAAAGTATTGCCATTGCTAGGGCATTATTATTTGATCCACCTATTTTGATTTTAGATGAACCCACGGCTTCAATGGATAACACCACAGAGTCTCGAATGAAGCGTCGGTTAATAGATGGAATTAAAGACAAGACTTTAATTCTGATTACGCATAAGGCCTCAATGCTGGACATGGTAGATAGAATTATCGTTATGGATAATGGTCGATTAATTGCAGATGGTCCAAAAGCGCAGGTACATGAGGCGCTTCGTCAAGGCAAATTGAAGGTTAGCTAA
- a CDS encoding EAL domain-containing protein: MTLFRQLMMTIVAIFSLMLAVVMGINFNTTKGYLIGQLESTTQDSATSLSMSVSDFMALEDYASVQSSINAVFDSGYFSEVKIHVYDTDKNIVRSNKTKIDGVPAWFIDLIDFKVPVAKAIISNGWNELGQVYITGSAGYAYNQLWLASRDLLISFFIIGAVTLVSGGIALRYLFRPLAELEKQAEAIQQRRFTKMTKIPKTRELKSVVLSMNRMADKLEKEFASELETAKWLQAKAFKDPVSGLGNRHFFESQIKSHFSARERGIDGLVLINLADLAKLNNEYGYESADIFIQSAADILSAKVASLSSVATLARLSGADFVLLIPDIGHEDLKQVVDEILEELVELSTASISYSQSVANIGAISIDGSIELSGAMSRADAALREAKREGMNTSKVYDLNASQNMTLNRTAWKEILESAIAESAFHLKKQIVASLEDSSDVLHEEVFMGLTYKGKEYHAGYFISLAEQFDLASGIDKVIITRVIEYIKSKDLGVPLTVNLSASSYGKPDFIEWLNKTLSVLSSDIKNKLMFEISERNVLNEEEQANALAQMLRAQNVLFGIDNVGKQFSAFQYLQTLMPNYVKVDASYTRMAAGKESDAFFMHTLCKMFSSLNIDVIATGIENEAQLSALKRFDVTGGQGFLVGRAQDM, translated from the coding sequence ATGACGCTGTTTCGCCAATTAATGATGACGATTGTTGCCATATTTTCATTGATGCTTGCTGTTGTGATGGGAATTAATTTTAACACCACAAAAGGTTATTTAATTGGGCAACTGGAGTCGACGACTCAAGATTCAGCGACGTCTCTAAGTATGTCGGTATCGGACTTTATGGCTTTAGAGGACTATGCCTCGGTACAAAGCAGTATTAATGCCGTGTTTGATAGTGGGTATTTCTCAGAGGTAAAAATTCATGTTTACGATACTGACAAGAATATTGTTCGTTCCAATAAAACTAAAATTGATGGTGTTCCAGCTTGGTTCATTGACCTGATTGACTTTAAGGTGCCCGTGGCTAAAGCGATTATATCAAATGGCTGGAATGAGCTTGGGCAAGTCTACATCACTGGCAGTGCCGGATATGCTTATAATCAGCTTTGGCTGGCTTCTCGTGATTTGTTAATTTCGTTTTTTATCATCGGTGCAGTGACTCTTGTTTCGGGAGGTATTGCGCTTCGTTATTTGTTTCGTCCCTTGGCTGAGCTTGAAAAACAAGCCGAAGCTATTCAGCAGCGTCGTTTTACTAAAATGACTAAGATTCCTAAAACAAGAGAGCTAAAGTCGGTCGTTTTATCAATGAACCGCATGGCAGATAAACTAGAAAAAGAGTTTGCCTCAGAGTTAGAAACAGCTAAATGGTTGCAAGCAAAAGCATTTAAAGACCCGGTTAGTGGCCTTGGAAACAGGCACTTTTTTGAAAGTCAGATCAAGTCACATTTCTCCGCCCGAGAACGTGGTATTGATGGCTTAGTGTTAATTAACTTGGCAGATTTAGCTAAGTTAAATAATGAATATGGGTATGAGTCGGCGGATATTTTTATTCAATCCGCTGCGGATATTTTAAGCGCAAAAGTAGCGTCACTGTCCTCCGTTGCGACGTTAGCACGTTTATCTGGCGCAGATTTTGTCTTGTTAATTCCAGATATCGGTCATGAAGACCTTAAGCAAGTGGTCGACGAAATTTTAGAGGAACTCGTGGAACTGAGCACTGCTAGCATCAGCTACTCTCAGTCTGTTGCTAATATTGGCGCGATCTCCATTGACGGCAGTATTGAGTTATCAGGTGCTATGTCTCGAGCGGATGCCGCATTGCGTGAGGCGAAGCGCGAAGGGATGAATACCTCCAAGGTTTATGATCTCAATGCGAGCCAAAATATGACCCTAAACAGAACGGCGTGGAAGGAGATTTTAGAGTCCGCCATTGCTGAGTCTGCTTTTCATTTGAAAAAACAAATAGTGGCTTCATTAGAAGATTCGTCTGATGTTCTTCATGAAGAAGTATTTATGGGACTCACTTATAAAGGTAAAGAGTATCATGCTGGTTATTTTATCAGCTTAGCTGAACAGTTCGATTTGGCGAGCGGTATTGATAAGGTCATTATCACCCGCGTTATTGAATACATTAAAAGTAAGGACTTGGGCGTTCCTTTAACAGTAAATTTGTCTGCTTCTTCATATGGCAAACCCGATTTTATTGAGTGGTTGAATAAGACCTTGAGTGTACTTAGCTCTGACATTAAAAATAAGTTGATGTTTGAAATATCTGAGCGGAATGTGTTGAATGAAGAAGAGCAGGCTAATGCTCTGGCTCAAATGTTAAGAGCCCAGAATGTTTTATTTGGTATAGATAATGTCGGCAAACAGTTCTCGGCTTTTCAATACTTGCAAACTCTTATGCCAAACTATGTGAAAGTAGATGCATCTTATACACGCATGGCAGCAGGAAAAGAATCTGATGCTTTCTTTATGCATACCCTTTGTAAGATGTTTAGCAGCTTAAATATAGATGTCATCGCAACGGGCATTGAAAACGAAGCACAACTATCGGCCTTGAAACGTTTTGATGTTACAGGTGGGCAAGGTTTCCTAGTGGGGCGTGCGCAAGATATGTAG
- a CDS encoding transglutaminase-like cysteine peptidase produces the protein MIKRLGSFFSHIRSTKRLVCVFLIMCFLPHWWLYADVSEKYKKLAKEAAAVYGASAEKRILTWRRLINESQSLSIVDKLTKVNDFFNQMDFVDDMTLWGKEDYWATPIEFLGMQAGDCEDFTIAKYFTLRELGVPDENLRLVYVKALKLNQHHMVLAYYLKPTSVPVVLDNLDKELKPATQRKDLLPIYSFNAENLWLSKEKGRGVLVGGSSRLSLWTDLNNRFKTMTN, from the coding sequence GTGATAAAACGATTAGGTTCGTTTTTTTCACACATAAGAAGCACCAAGCGTTTAGTTTGTGTGTTTCTTATTATGTGTTTTTTACCACATTGGTGGTTGTATGCCGATGTCTCTGAGAAATACAAAAAATTGGCTAAGGAAGCGGCTGCAGTTTACGGCGCGAGTGCTGAAAAACGTATTTTGACTTGGCGAAGGCTGATCAATGAATCTCAGTCCTTATCAATCGTTGATAAGCTTACTAAAGTTAATGATTTCTTTAATCAAATGGATTTTGTCGACGATATGACTTTATGGGGAAAAGAGGATTATTGGGCGACTCCGATAGAGTTTTTAGGAATGCAAGCGGGCGACTGTGAAGACTTTACGATCGCTAAATACTTCACGCTTAGAGAGCTTGGCGTTCCTGATGAAAATCTCCGTTTAGTATATGTTAAGGCGTTGAAGTTGAATCAACATCATATGGTTTTGGCCTACTATCTCAAGCCAACCTCTGTCCCAGTCGTGCTTGATAATTTAGATAAAGAACTAAAACCGGCGACGCAGCGGAAGGATCTGTTGCCTATTTATTCCTTTAATGCAGAAAACCTTTGGCTTTCAAAAGAAAAAGGGCGTGGTGTATTGGTTGGTGGCTCTTCGCGGTTGAGCTTGTGGACAGATTTAAATAATCGTTTTAAAACGATGACAAATTAG
- a CDS encoding DUF1244 domain-containing protein yields the protein MSTKQTEIEAAVLRRLLKHLDDNKSVQNIDLMNLAGFCRNCLSKWYMAEAEQQGVQIDYDEAREFVYGEPYEAWKAKYQPEATAEQLAAFNAKSKSDK from the coding sequence ATGAGTACTAAACAAACTGAAATTGAAGCGGCCGTATTGCGTCGACTTTTGAAACACCTAGATGACAATAAGTCAGTACAAAACATTGATCTAATGAATTTGGCTGGTTTTTGTCGTAACTGTTTAAGTAAGTGGTATATGGCCGAGGCTGAACAGCAAGGTGTACAGATAGACTATGATGAGGCGCGTGAGTTCGTCTATGGCGAACCTTACGAAGCTTGGAAGGCTAAGTACCAGCCTGAAGCCACAGCAGAGCAACTGGCTGCGTTTAATGCAAAGTCTAAGTCAGACAAGTAA
- a CDS encoding tRNA-uridine aminocarboxypropyltransferase: MMQSAKRTRCGDCLFLTEQCVCKWVPKLSTRLRILILQDPKEAQHAKNTVSLLSLGLPTVECISIANSALLHEVLAQLDPNKWRLVFPIEGAAAIESIDKEAAVHIEGLILLDATWRKAKKLYFTESLLHAFDTVCFSQPPLGQYSIRKSPNEVSLSTLEACAYAIEQVAGEDMQPLREFMVAAQEWQWRKQPLSHRHIK; this comes from the coding sequence ATGATGCAAAGTGCAAAAAGAACACGTTGTGGAGACTGTCTTTTTTTGACCGAGCAGTGTGTTTGTAAGTGGGTGCCTAAGCTTTCCACTCGTTTAAGGATCTTGATTTTGCAAGACCCTAAAGAGGCTCAACACGCCAAGAATACCGTGTCTCTTTTGTCACTTGGTTTACCGACGGTGGAATGTATCTCGATCGCAAATTCCGCGCTTTTACACGAGGTGTTGGCGCAATTGGACCCTAATAAATGGCGCTTGGTGTTTCCAATTGAAGGGGCCGCGGCCATCGAATCTATTGATAAGGAGGCTGCGGTACACATTGAGGGGTTGATTTTACTTGATGCAACCTGGCGTAAGGCGAAGAAGCTGTATTTTACTGAAAGCTTGTTGCATGCTTTTGATACGGTATGTTTTTCTCAGCCGCCGCTAGGACAATATAGCATTCGTAAGTCCCCGAATGAGGTGTCGTTATCAACCCTAGAAGCCTGCGCCTACGCTATAGAGCAAGTGGCTGGGGAGGACATGCAGCCATTAAGAGAATTTATGGTGGCGGCACAAGAGTGGCAGTGGCGTAAGCAACCTTTGAGTCATCGGCATATTAAATAA
- a CDS encoding pyridoxine 5'-phosphate synthase codes for MTHLSVNLNKIGLLRNSRGRDYPNMIDMAERTLKLGAFGITIHPRPDQRHATYQDAYDLKVLLKRFPGAELNVEGFPDAQFLNVVLEVEPDQCTLVPDDPNQLTSDHGWNIARDQDALRPVIAKLKEKGIRVVLFMDPDPENMALAKEVGADRVELYTEAYANAFGKEGFEDVLYRYQQAAQAALDAGLEVNAGHDLDLNNVQALCEQGRIMEVSIGHALTVEALDLGWNNVVKAYLEKLA; via the coding sequence ATGACACATCTAAGCGTTAATCTGAATAAAATTGGTTTACTTCGAAATTCTCGTGGAAGAGATTACCCAAACATGATTGATATGGCTGAGCGTACGCTAAAACTTGGTGCGTTTGGTATCACCATTCATCCAAGACCTGATCAGCGTCATGCGACTTATCAAGATGCCTACGACTTAAAAGTGTTATTAAAACGTTTTCCTGGTGCTGAATTGAACGTGGAAGGTTTTCCTGATGCTCAGTTCTTAAATGTGGTTTTAGAGGTAGAGCCGGATCAATGTACATTGGTGCCTGATGACCCTAATCAATTAACGTCGGATCATGGTTGGAATATTGCTAGAGACCAAGATGCATTACGTCCAGTTATTGCGAAGCTGAAAGAAAAAGGCATCCGTGTTGTTTTATTCATGGATCCAGATCCTGAAAACATGGCGCTGGCAAAGGAAGTTGGAGCGGATCGCGTTGAGCTGTATACAGAAGCTTATGCCAATGCGTTTGGTAAAGAGGGGTTTGAAGACGTTCTGTATAGGTATCAGCAAGCGGCTCAAGCGGCTTTGGATGCTGGGCTGGAAGTTAATGCAGGGCATGACTTAGATTTGAATAACGTTCAAGCTTTGTGCGAGCAAGGTCGAATCATGGAAGTATCGATTGGTCATGCGTTGACGGTTGAAGCTTTGGATCTAGGTTGGAATAACGTGGTCAAAGCTTACCTAGAAAAACTGGCTTGA
- a CDS encoding DNA-3-methyladenine glycosylase I, with protein sequence MKYELFHSIYDRAALRHGGAKQLESMLSTPLNTAQLSQHPDDRWLAAFSQKIFQSGINWQVVRNKWPGFETVFFGFDIEKMLLIHDEMWEEKAKDTRIIRNFGKVMTIRENALMINECQASHGSFSNFIANWPSEDIIGLWAYLKKHGARLGGNTGPYSLRAMGKDTFMLTKDVEGYLRQHEIITTGRDTQSAWKAAQAAFNHWHKESARSYTEISQCIALSVN encoded by the coding sequence ATGAAATACGAACTCTTCCATTCCATTTATGACCGAGCCGCTCTTCGGCATGGCGGAGCAAAACAACTCGAATCCATGCTATCAACTCCCCTAAACACAGCTCAACTCAGTCAACACCCTGACGATAGATGGCTTGCCGCTTTTTCGCAAAAAATCTTTCAGTCCGGCATTAATTGGCAAGTCGTTCGCAATAAATGGCCCGGCTTTGAGACCGTTTTTTTCGGCTTTGATATCGAAAAAATGCTACTTATCCATGATGAAATGTGGGAAGAAAAAGCCAAAGACACCCGAATCATTCGTAATTTCGGTAAAGTAATGACCATTAGAGAAAATGCATTAATGATCAACGAATGCCAAGCGAGTCATGGCTCCTTCTCTAATTTTATTGCAAATTGGCCAAGTGAAGACATTATTGGTTTATGGGCCTATCTGAAAAAACATGGCGCTCGCCTAGGTGGTAACACTGGCCCCTACTCATTAAGAGCCATGGGCAAAGACACCTTTATGCTAACAAAAGATGTTGAAGGCTATTTACGTCAACATGAGATTATTACCACAGGCCGAGACACCCAATCCGCGTGGAAGGCAGCTCAAGCCGCCTTTAATCATTGGCATAAAGAAAGTGCTCGCTCATATACAGAAATTAGCCAATGCATTGCATTAAGCGTCAATTAA
- a CDS encoding DsbA family oxidoreductase has translation MADLRIDIISDVVCPWCYLGYSRLKQAIEQLGDDYRIDIRWQPFELHPDMPLSGADRETYLGERFGSPEKLNEATHAIQQVGIEAGIQFNFSEKDRIPNTKLAHQFVLAATKANLATPFVLALFHAYFTDGKDIGSEPILEEVSLSIGMQKADIEYALSPEAKTLTEKKLQHLRGLDIHSVPTYVINDKYMVQGAHTPESFLKVLNDIAEKE, from the coding sequence ATGGCCGATCTTCGTATCGACATTATCTCAGATGTCGTTTGCCCCTGGTGTTATTTAGGCTATTCACGCCTTAAACAAGCCATTGAACAATTGGGAGACGATTACCGAATCGACATTCGTTGGCAGCCCTTTGAGCTGCACCCAGACATGCCCTTATCAGGTGCCGATCGAGAAACTTACCTAGGAGAGCGTTTCGGCAGCCCAGAAAAGCTTAATGAAGCGACGCACGCTATACAGCAAGTTGGTATTGAAGCAGGTATTCAGTTCAATTTTTCAGAAAAAGACCGAATTCCAAACACCAAACTGGCTCATCAATTTGTGCTTGCTGCGACAAAAGCGAATTTAGCGACTCCCTTTGTCTTGGCCTTATTCCACGCCTACTTCACCGATGGCAAAGACATAGGATCCGAACCCATCCTAGAAGAAGTATCTCTCAGTATTGGCATGCAAAAAGCCGACATTGAATATGCTCTTAGCCCTGAAGCCAAAACACTAACAGAGAAAAAGCTGCAACATCTACGTGGGTTAGACATTCACTCAGTACCGACTTATGTCATTAATGATAAGTACATGGTTCAAGGGGCTCATACCCCTGAATCCTTCCTAAAAGTACTTAATGATATCGCTGAAAAAGAATAA
- a CDS encoding (2Fe-2S)-binding protein encodes MYVCICNRVSDREIKASIQEGATTMRELYKEHSIGSQCGKCCQCAKKILNNELLKIAETQVQVA; translated from the coding sequence ATGTATGTTTGTATTTGCAATCGAGTATCAGACAGAGAAATAAAAGCATCAATCCAAGAAGGTGCGACAACCATGCGCGAGCTTTATAAAGAGCACAGCATTGGTAGTCAATGTGGGAAGTGTTGTCAGTGCGCAAAAAAAATACTGAACAATGAGCTTCTCAAAATAGCAGAAACTCAAGTTCAAGTAGCTTAG